One genomic region from Sphingobacterium multivorum encodes:
- a CDS encoding SLC5 family protein, whose translation MKLDWIDVIIFAVYIIGIVVLGLYASKKNSASKRDYFLAGDKLPWWMIGGSIIAANISSHHLVGAMGAAYSRGFVAITLEWGAILIGFNALLWIFLPFYIRNGFYTIPEYLEKRYGNATRVLYAILILFTYVFVEIGAVLYLGGLSLHALFGIPILYSIFGMAILTGLYTVLGGLKAVIWTEMVQLVILVLGGIVLTFATIDAAGGFQSVIDSSKDWKMFYPASDPDFPWTMYLGGLLCISVFYCATNQFIVQRVLAAKNEWHGRMGVIFGDYLKFLVPLIITIPALVAPKFLPHLDQPDLLFATLVETLLPKGLVGLVMAGLISAIMSHISGAINSCTTILTVDIYSQYINKNASDYEAVRFGKRAGVAIIVLGIMSAVVLISYSDKPVFLYLMNLYGLFTPGIATMFLMGVFWKRTTSQGALTAGLLTIPLSLLLEYTLPEMPFFNRTGIVFWTCMLACAVVSLLTPAVSEARLKNLVLAGDSFQVPDQDKAAYRGFRNPTLWWIIITVLVLYFYVRYF comes from the coding sequence AAAACTCCGCTTCGAAGCGGGACTATTTTCTTGCAGGCGATAAGCTGCCCTGGTGGATGATCGGGGGTAGTATCATCGCAGCAAATATCAGCAGTCATCATCTCGTTGGCGCTATGGGCGCCGCTTATAGTCGTGGTTTTGTAGCCATTACCCTGGAGTGGGGCGCGATTCTAATCGGTTTTAATGCATTATTGTGGATATTTCTCCCTTTTTATATCCGCAACGGTTTCTATACGATACCTGAATACCTCGAAAAAAGATACGGCAACGCTACCCGCGTGTTGTACGCTATTTTGATCTTGTTTACTTATGTGTTTGTGGAGATTGGGGCAGTTCTTTATTTGGGCGGTCTGTCGCTGCACGCTTTATTCGGCATTCCTATTTTATACAGCATTTTTGGAATGGCAATTCTGACCGGTTTATATACCGTATTAGGTGGGCTAAAAGCGGTGATATGGACAGAGATGGTGCAGCTTGTCATTTTGGTGTTGGGGGGAATTGTACTAACTTTTGCCACCATTGATGCTGCAGGGGGATTTCAGTCGGTCATAGACTCATCCAAAGATTGGAAAATGTTTTATCCTGCTTCTGATCCTGATTTTCCCTGGACCATGTACTTAGGCGGATTGTTGTGTATCAGTGTGTTTTATTGTGCGACAAACCAGTTTATTGTGCAGCGCGTATTAGCGGCAAAAAATGAATGGCATGGGCGTATGGGGGTTATCTTTGGTGACTATCTTAAATTTTTGGTTCCATTGATTATTACTATTCCGGCATTGGTGGCTCCAAAATTCCTGCCGCATCTCGATCAGCCCGATTTGCTGTTTGCAACACTCGTGGAAACCTTATTGCCCAAAGGTCTGGTAGGGTTGGTGATGGCCGGATTAATTTCGGCGATCATGTCCCACATTTCAGGAGCGATCAACTCCTGTACAACAATTCTGACCGTGGATATCTATAGCCAGTATATTAATAAAAATGCAAGCGACTACGAAGCGGTCCGTTTTGGTAAGCGCGCCGGAGTTGCTATTATCGTACTCGGGATCATGAGTGCGGTTGTACTGATCAGTTATTCGGATAAGCCGGTTTTCCTTTATTTGATGAATCTGTATGGTCTTTTCACACCAGGCATTGCAACCATGTTTTTAATGGGGGTATTTTGGAAAAGAACCACATCGCAGGGTGCCTTGACCGCCGGTTTATTGACAATTCCCCTTTCTTTACTTTTGGAATACACCTTACCTGAAATGCCGTTTTTTAATAGAACAGGCATTGTATTCTGGACTTGTATGCTTGCTTGTGCTGTGGTCAGTTTGTTGACACCAGCGGTCTCCGAAGCAAGATTAAAAAATCTGGTGTTGGCGGGCGATTCTTTTCAGGTACCGGATCAGGATAAAGCCGCTTACCGTGGTTTTCGAAATCCGACCTTATGGTGGATTATTATAACGGTGTTGGTGCTCTATTTTTATGTACGTTATTTTTAG